A region of Pseudomonas marginalis DNA encodes the following proteins:
- a CDS encoding metal ABC transporter permease: protein MHFTAHLWMPFLDFVFMRRALIGGLVLACSTAPLGVFLILRRMSLIGDAVAHGILPGAALGFWFAGLSLPALTIGGLGAGLGMAGLSAWITRRTGLREDASLAAIYPISLAAGVLILGLAGKRLDLLHLLFGSALAVDETTLTGMLWVSGFSLIAMALIYKPLLLDTLDPLFLQTVSRLGPLAHGLFLTLVVLNLVIGFQAIGALMVVGLMMLPAIASRFWSRRLPVLIAVSAVLGCLSVWLGLLLSFYFSLPSGPAIVLVAGGGYLLSVVFGPVHGLLRRPPLLTSQ from the coding sequence ATGCACTTCACCGCCCACCTGTGGATGCCCTTCCTCGACTTCGTCTTCATGCGTCGCGCCCTGATCGGCGGTCTGGTGCTCGCCTGCAGCACCGCCCCGCTCGGCGTATTTCTGATCCTGCGCCGTATGAGCCTGATCGGTGACGCCGTCGCCCACGGCATATTGCCCGGCGCCGCACTGGGCTTCTGGTTCGCGGGCTTGAGCCTGCCCGCGTTGACCATCGGCGGCCTGGGCGCTGGCCTGGGCATGGCCGGCCTGTCGGCGTGGATCACCCGCCGCACCGGCCTGCGCGAAGACGCCAGCCTGGCGGCCATCTACCCCATCTCCCTCGCCGCCGGCGTGTTGATCCTGGGCCTTGCCGGCAAGCGCCTGGATTTGCTGCACCTGCTGTTCGGCTCTGCCCTGGCCGTCGACGAAACCACCCTGACCGGCATGCTCTGGGTCTCCGGGTTCAGCCTGATCGCCATGGCGCTGATCTACAAACCGCTGCTGCTGGACACCCTCGACCCGCTGTTCCTGCAAACCGTCAGCCGCCTTGGCCCCCTGGCCCACGGCTTGTTCCTGACCCTGGTGGTCCTGAACCTGGTGATTGGCTTCCAGGCCATCGGCGCCTTGATGGTGGTGGGTTTGATGATGTTGCCGGCCATCGCTTCACGCTTCTGGAGTCGGCGCCTGCCGGTGTTGATCGCGGTATCGGCGGTGCTGGGATGCCTGTCGGTGTGGTTGGGTTTGTTGCTGTCGTTCTACTTCTCGCTGCCCAGCGGCCCGGCGATTGTGCTGGTGGCTGGCGGTGGGTACCTGCTGTCCGTGGTCTTCGGTCCGGTGCACGGCTTGCTGCGCCGCCCGCCTTTGCTTACATCCCAATGA